A region of Xylocopa sonorina isolate GNS202 chromosome 13, iyXylSono1_principal, whole genome shotgun sequence DNA encodes the following proteins:
- the LOC143430378 gene encoding uncharacterized protein LOC143430378: MFFGFYNLSFNLCRDNVHLIDDDVSFTESRVDDRSGVKFLKWTDKRPLCMLTISKSHNCAIIRGKDDKLKPDTVFSYNSAKKGVDISDQMCLYYNSLQKTVKWYRNVVVELICGTSLSENPPSDELIVRRSKHFLSSHQGSARKMRKRCKECYKRLVNLKGTQYATNKTKKVMTFCSSCPDKAALCLE; this comes from the exons ATGTTCTTTGGTTTTTACAATCTTTCATTTAAT CTTTGCAGAGACAACGTTCATTTGATTGACGACGACGTGAGTTTTACTGAGTCTAGAGTTGACG ATCGGAGCGGCGTGAAATTTTTAAAATGGACAGATAAAAGACCCCTGTGCATGCTAACCATTTCCAAATCTCACAATTGCGCCATTATTCGTGGCAAAGACGATAAATTAAAACCCGATACAGTTTTTTCTTACAACAGTGCGAAAAAGGGAGTTGACATATCCGACCAAATGTGTTTGTATTATAATAGTTTACAGAAAACAGTAAAATGGTACCGAAATGTTGTCGTGGAACTAATATGCGGGACCTCTTTA AGTGAGAACCCCCCTAGTGATGAACTAATAGTAAGACGgagtaaacattttttaagttcACACCAAGGATCCGCGAGGAAGATGAGGAAAAGATGCAAGGAATGTTACAAACGCTTAGTAAATTTAAAAGGTACACAGTACGCCACAAATAAAACTAAAAAAGTCATGACCTTTTGTAGCAGTTGTCCGGATAAGGCGGCACTTTGTTTAGAAtga